The genome window GAGACATTTCGTATCTCAGATGTGAATATTTTTTCGTTAGGAACGCGTACAATCGAGCCGTCAAAAAGTTTGATTCTTGTAGAAAATATTGTGATCTCCATCAATTTTCCATAAACCTTGCTGTTGGTAACTTCGATTAGATCCCCCACTTTGGCAGGTCTGTCAAATATCAGGAAAATGCCTGAGATGAGGTTTGATACAACCGACTGGGTAGCAAATCCGATTATTATCCCGAATATTCCTCCTGCAACCATTAACCCGCTCAGATCTATCCCCTGGCTTGTAATTACAGCTAAAAGGGTAATCATTATGATCCCGTAATAGATTATTTTGTGAAAGTTTTTTGAGGTGTTTTCTGGAAGGTTTGCCGAAACATATCTTTTGAATAAGATGCTGATTACTCGTGCAAGTATGACGCCTACTATCATAATCAGAATTCCGATTATTAGAGAGTCGATGAACACTTCTTTTCCCATCACGTTTACAGACGTTGCATTTCCAAAAAACTCAAAAACCACTAGTCAAACCCCCACTCCATAGCGAACCTGTAGTCTGTTTTTTTGATGTTTCTGGGAGACAGTGACCAGTCATCTGGCTTTGTTATCTGTTTTTGTACAACTTCTATTATTTTCAGACCGCCGCGGTTTTTTATCATGACATTTAGGTCATCCATTATCACATTTTCATCGTTATAGTAGAGATCATGATCTGATGCAGGAATGATGATTTTTCCAACCTGTGCTGACTCTTCCAGATCATTTTCGATTGCAATTCTTAGATTTGCGTGTGCCAAAGAAGACGATGTCTTTTTGTCAAAAGATGGCGGAATTTTTGCATACTTGCATAATCTTCCCTCCTCCGGTGTGCCATACAAACCAAATCTAGAGTAACTGGGTTCGCATGAAAAACAATCAAGCATGTCTGCATGATCATCATTTATCAAAAATACTCCTATTTCTATCGGAAATGGAACTGTTATCTCTGTAGTGGATTTGCCGCTAATGAAAATAGGATCTGCAAATCTGAGGAAAACAAAATCTGTTTTGTAGGATGGCAGATGAATTGGCAGAATCGGCGCCATCTCAATTTCAAGATCTTTTGTTTTACAGTGAATTGTTTTTCTTGTGACTTTTTCAGAGTCTTTTCTGGCATAGGAAAACTTGTCACTGTCTATTTTGGAAAACTGTATCTCGTTTTCTGGCATATGTAGAGTTGTGTCTTTTTTTATAGTGTATTTTCCAAATTTAAAATCTGATGATTTTGAAATTTCATTTGATTCCCTAACTGTGTCTATTACCATTTGTCTATCTTATGAATAACTCTTCTTGCCTATTTGATGTATGCTTAATCCGTGCCTGTCCTCGAACTCCTTTTTTCGTTTTAAAGCAATAATGCTTGCAACTTCGTCTCTTAGCAATTTGTTTGTTTTTGATATTTTGCCGGAATTTTTACCAAATTTGTGAATAATGTTGTTGATAAGATGTCCTCTGTTTTCTGATTTTTTTGGCAGTGAAGCCTTATTGAATCCCTCCTCGAAAAAGAACTTGTTACCAGTAAACGGTTTTAGCTCATCAATCCATATTGCTTTTTCATCATATTTTGCCAAAAATGGTTTTTGTACCCAAGTGGGATCTCTTCCCTGTAAAAACCTCATTGCAATGGCTTTCTTTTTCCCAATATCTATGACTCCAAGAACCTGGATCTTTCCTGGAGTTGCAGACATGCTTGGACCTCTGACTGTCCTGCATAATCCGCTTACTTGTTGATATGCATCACGAAATATCTCCTGGGCTTTTACAAGTGGCACGCCAAAGAAATGTTGTGCACCAGTGTCTCTTGCAACAAACATGTAATATGGGATGCAGCCAAGATTAACTTGTTTTTTCCACATGTCTGCCCATGTTCTTGGATCATCGTTTATGTATGCGAGAATTGGAGATTGGGTACGTATCTGCGCACCTGTCTTCCTGATTAGTCTGATGGCCATCTCTGCTGATTTTGTGGATAATTCTCTTGGATGATTAAAGTGCGCCATGAATGCAAGATGGATTCCCCTCTTGGTGATTTTTTCAAACAGCCGCAACATTTCGTTAGAGTCATCATCACTGAGAAATCGATACGGCCAGTATCCTAGCGACTTTGTTCCAATTCGAATTGTTTTTAGATTTGGGAGATCTGCGTCTAGCAAGGAATTGACATATTCTGAGAACAACTTGGTCTTCATTATCATAGGATCTCCTCCAGTAAACAACACGTCTGTTACGCTGGGGTTTTCTTTTAGGTACTGGACTAGTAATTCGGATTCTCGCATTGCGAATTTTAACTCGTTCATTCCAACAAATTGCGGCCACCTGAAACAAAATGTACAATATGCATGGCATGTTTGACCCTGACTTGGAAAGAACAATGCAGTTTCCTTGTACTTGTGTTGCATTCCGTACAATTTTGTTCCGTCTTTGAGCTGTGGCACATTGTACTCCATCTGGCCTGCAGGGTGAGGGTTTAGTTGTAATCTGATCTTATTTGCAGCTGCCTGTATTGTTTTTTTATCCTCCTTTTCCATGGCCATGACCATTTCCTTAAAATGTTGTGGTCTCAGCATTTCTTTTTGAGGAAACGTCAGAATGAACATTGGATCATTTAATGCATCATCCCAGTCGATGAGATTTTCTACGACATAATTGTTGACTTTGAAGGGTAAAACGTTGGCAACTACCTCCATCTCGCGCTGTTTTTCAACAGAAATATTTTGCATTTGTGGGATTTCTCTAAAATTGTTAATCCCATACGATTTGTACTTTGGAGGGTCTGACTCGCTCCACAAATCGTCAAATTTTTGCATGATGAATCTATGTCGTCATAATTGTTAAGTGTTAAGAAATCTGTAACCGATTCTGAGTTAATTATAATCAGTTGTGTTCACTTGTAATTATAAAATCTGGTTGCAAAGGTGAATGACAAATCGGATGTAGTTTAGTATGTGGAACTGTCTATGGTCTCTAATGTCATTGTGTACTTTATGGAGTCCAATGATCTTATTTTGTGATTAAACATGTGTTTGAACTCTTCATCTGTTTTTGATTCAACCATGATATCATGTGACAAAGTTAAACGTACTGCGAATGTCAAAACACATGCATGCCAATTTTTTTACAGTCAGACATTTTATACACATTCGTTCAACTGTCTGCATGCATTTTGAGCAAGTTGCATAGATTCCGGTTTGCCCCTGACACGACTCACATAAAATGACCCTAGACGTCAATCCCTTCTCCATCATTCTCATAATGTGACAAAAATTGTTCTTCTTTACGCAATCTAGTAAACGTGAACTAGTGATAGTTGTTAAATGTGATCAAATTAATGATTAATTCTTCGCGTTTTGTACTCAATTGTAATTATTTGTACGCCTATTTTGATTTTATTTAAATGATTTAAAAAACTATTAACCATCAAATTCTTAGTTAATTGATCTTTATATGACAAATGACTACAAGTCTGAAAAAACAGAAACTGTTACTGCTAGGATTAACAAGCAGACCCTTGACAAATTAAGGTCTTATGCTAAATCTGAAAACACCACTCTTAATTCTGCAATAAACCAATTACTTTCACACGCAGTTGATTGGGATGTCGTTGCTGCCAAGACAAGCTGGATCCCAATTCCAAAAGATATCTTGATATCCTATTTTGACAAGCTGGACGACGCTACAATAATTGCAGTAGCTGAAGAAAGCGGTAAACATGTGCCAAGAGACATGCTTCTTGCTATGCGGGGCAAGCTTGATGTAAAAGAATGGATATCAATCCTGAGAAGCAGAGCAAAAGCCTCTGGATTTCATTATGCGGAGATTTTGGAAGATGATTATGTTAAATTCATCATGAAGCATGACATGGGAATGAAATGGTCAATCTATTTTCAAACATATTATATCTCCTCATTTAACATGCTAGGATGTGATGCTGAATTTAGTATTACAAATAATACTGTCTCTTACCGAATAAGCAAAAAAGACTATAGTCCAGATGATGCCTGACAGTCTGGCACCTCTAAAATATGCAAACTGCATTGTCAATTGATCCAAATTTCGTATTTTTGACATCTTTGTAACGTGTTTTCTCTCTTCTTAACAACTGATACATGATCAGCCTATGCAATTTCCAAATGCCCCGTAAAAGCCGGCAAAAGTGGCACTATGTCTCCAAGTATGACTTTTGGGACGATTGTCCGTGGCAGTTTTAATGGATTGCAATTAATGTCGTTTCTCCAACGCTGATGGTACTATTCCCGCGGAAAACACAATGACTCTTATTTTTTGATATTTTTCATTAGGATTTTGATAGGCATTCTTCTGCATGATTGGATTTTCCATGCTGACTTCTTGCTGTCAAGTATAACCAAACTGTTGCCTGAATTCTAATCAAATGTAAACAAGTGCAATTTTTTGTAAGAATTTTTATCACTGATTTCAAAATTGTTTTATACGATAATCCTTATCCTCGATGAGTTGCAAATATGTCGAGCATAGCGCCGTCCTCGGATGGGAAAAATCCGAAACTGATCGATGTCTATATTC of Candidatus Nitrosotenuis sp. DW1 contains these proteins:
- a CDS encoding mechanosensitive ion channel family protein; protein product: MVFEFFGNATSVNVMGKEVFIDSLIIGILIMIVGVILARVISILFKRYVSANLPENTSKNFHKIIYYGIIMITLLAVITSQGIDLSGLMVAGGIFGIIIGFATQSVVSNLISGIFLIFDRPAKVGDLIEVTNSKVYGKLMEITIFSTRIKLFDGSIVRVPNEKIFTSEIRNVSGSEVRRIDATLGVAYREDIDHVIEVIKNSLEKQPYVLREPEPVIETVSLGDSNVNLKVLAWIPWNEWDRVGPVLLKVIKKSLDEKGIEMSFPQRTIHFAENTKNPAKPLG
- a CDS encoding DUF432 domain-containing protein encodes the protein MVIDTVRESNEISKSSDFKFGKYTIKKDTTLHMPENEIQFSKIDSDKFSYARKDSEKVTRKTIHCKTKDLEIEMAPILPIHLPSYKTDFVFLRFADPIFISGKSTTEITVPFPIEIGVFLINDDHADMLDCFSCEPSYSRFGLYGTPEEGRLCKYAKIPPSFDKKTSSSLAHANLRIAIENDLEESAQVGKIIIPASDHDLYYNDENVIMDDLNVMIKNRGGLKIIEVVQKQITKPDDWSLSPRNIKKTDYRFAMEWGFD
- a CDS encoding KamA family radical SAM protein, with amino-acid sequence MQKFDDLWSESDPPKYKSYGINNFREIPQMQNISVEKQREMEVVANVLPFKVNNYVVENLIDWDDALNDPMFILTFPQKEMLRPQHFKEMVMAMEKEDKKTIQAAANKIRLQLNPHPAGQMEYNVPQLKDGTKLYGMQHKYKETALFFPSQGQTCHAYCTFCFRWPQFVGMNELKFAMRESELLVQYLKENPSVTDVLFTGGDPMIMKTKLFSEYVNSLLDADLPNLKTIRIGTKSLGYWPYRFLSDDDSNEMLRLFEKITKRGIHLAFMAHFNHPRELSTKSAEMAIRLIRKTGAQIRTQSPILAYINDDPRTWADMWKKQVNLGCIPYYMFVARDTGAQHFFGVPLVKAQEIFRDAYQQVSGLCRTVRGPSMSATPGKIQVLGVIDIGKKKAIAMRFLQGRDPTWVQKPFLAKYDEKAIWIDELKPFTGNKFFFEEGFNKASLPKKSENRGHLINNIIHKFGKNSGKISKTNKLLRDEVASIIALKRKKEFEDRHGLSIHQIGKKSYS